The following proteins are encoded in a genomic region of Maylandia zebra isolate NMK-2024a linkage group LG1, Mzebra_GT3a, whole genome shotgun sequence:
- the LOC101482789 gene encoding 26S proteasome regulatory subunit 6B, whose amino-acid sequence MEDLVSVEKSPEDMPAVLSSRPQTGLSFLAPEPEDLEDLYTRYKKLQQELEFLEVQEEYIKDEQKNLKKEFLHAQEEVKRIQSIPLVIGQFLEAVDQNTAIVGSTTGSNYYVRILSTIDRELLKPNASVALHKHSNALVDVLPPEADSSIMMLTSDQKPDVMYADIGGMDIQKQEVREAVELPLTHFELYKQIGIDPPRGVLMYGPPGCGKTMLAKAVAHHTTAAFIRVVGSEFVQKYLGEGPRMVRDVFRLAKENAPAIIFIDEIDAIATKRFDAQTGADREVQRILLELLNQMDGFDQNVNVKVIMATNRADTLDPALLRPGRLDRKIEFPLPDRRQKRLIFSTITSKMNLSEEVDLEDYVARPDKISGADINSICQEAGMLAVRENRYIVLAKDFEKAYKTVIKKDEQEHEFYK is encoded by the exons ATGGAGGATTTGGTGTCTGTTGAGAAGAGTCCG GAAGACATGCCGGCGGTACTGAGCTCCAGACCTCAGACGGGACTCTCCTTCCTGGCACCAGAACCAGAAGATCTGGAGGACCTGTACACCAGATACAAG aagctgcagcaggagcTCGAGTTCCTGGAGGTGCAGGAGGAGTACATCAAAGATGAGCAGAAGAATCTGAAGAAGGAGTTCCTGCACGCTCAGGAGGAGGTGAAGAGGATACAGAGCATCCCTCTCGTCATTGGCCAGTTCCTGGAAGCTGTTGACCAGAACACAGCTATTGTTGGTTCCACTACAG GGTCGAACTACTATGTGCGGATCCTGAGCACCATCGACAGAGAGCTGCTGAAGCCCAATGCCTCGGTGGCCTTACATAAGCACAGCAACGCTCTGGTGGACGTGCTCCCCCCGGAGGCCGACAGCAGCATCATGATGCTGACGTCAG ACCAAAAGCCTGACGTGATGTATGCCGACATTGGTGGTATGGACATTCAGAAGCAGGAAGTGAGAGAAGCTGTGGAGCTGCCTCTCACACACTTTGAGCTCTATAAACAG ATTGGCATTGACCCTCCCAGGGGCGTCCTTATGTACGGACCTCCAGGCTGCGGTAAGACCATGTTGGCCAAAGCCGTGGCTCACCACACTACAG cggcgTTCATCCGCGTGGTCGGCTCCGAGTTTGTTCAGAAGTATTTGGGGGAAGGTCCTCGTATGGTGAGGGACGTGTTCCGGCTGGCAAAAGAAAACGCCCCCGCCATCATCTTCATCGACGAGATCGACGCCATCGCAACGAAGCGTTTCGATGCACAGACCGGAG cTGACAGGGAAGTGCAGAGAATCTTACTCGAGCTGCTCAATCAGATGGACGGATTCGACCAGAATGTCAACGTCAAG GTGATCATGGCCACCAACAGAGCCGACACTCTGGACCCGGCTCTGCTCCGCCCGGGTCGTCTGGACAGGAAGATCGAGTTCCCGTTGCCCGACCGCAGGCAGAAGCGTCTCATTTTCTCCACCATCACCAGTAAAATGAACCTGTCGGAGGAGGTCGACCTGGAGGACT atgtgGCCCGACCAGACAAGATCTCTGGAGCTGACATCAACTCCATCTGCCAGGAG GCCGGCATGTTGGCAGTGCGAGAGAACAGGTACATCGTCCTCGCCAAAGATTTTGAAAAAGCCTACAAAACGGTCATCAAAAAGGACGAGCAGGAGCACGAGTTCTACAAGTAG